From the Daucus carota subsp. sativus chromosome 8, DH1 v3.0, whole genome shotgun sequence genome, one window contains:
- the LOC108199531 gene encoding protein GLUTELIN PRECURSOR ACCUMULATION 3 isoform X1, translated as MHHHWVQASPSDFGGTLPQARSGHTAVNVGKSKVVVFGGLVDKRFLSDTTVYDIENRLWYRPDCSGSGLDGQVGPSPRAFHISIAIDCHMFIFGGRSSGKRLGDFWVLDTDIWQWSELTSFGDLPSPRDFAAASAIGNRKIVMYGGWDGKKWLSDVFVLDTISLEWTELSVSGALPPPRCGHTATMVEKRLLVFGGRGGGGPIMGDLWALKGLIEEENETPGWTQLKLPGQAPSPRCGHTVTSGGHYLLLFGGHGTGGWLSRYDIYHNDCVVLDRVSVQWKRLSTNNEPPVARAYHSLTCIGSRYLLFGGFDGKATYGDLWWLVPEEDPIAKRLSASPRNISERKDVHIAYDQPPVQESQIDASRISELQKRFQIDVSFSTTKIYVIEESEDTELLEVASQVIGSASTTEQAAQALREHWRKSTATSITLKEISPLLRDYQRLITRRYVLKDGFNLQSGSETHRFYHMKNISQEPFCGRDIKTLKCFLQVP; from the exons ATGCATCATCACTGGGTTCAAGCTTCTCCTTCCGATTTCGGTGGCACCCTTCCGCAAGCTCGAAG TGGGCACACTGCTGTGAATGTCGGAAAATCCAAGGTCGTTGTGTTTGGGGGCCTCGTCGATAAGAGATTCCTCTCCGACACCACTGTTTATGATAttg AGAACAGATTATGGTATCGGCCTGACTGTAGTGGCAGTGGTTTAGATGGGCAAGTAGGGCCTAGTCCACGTGCTTTCCACATTTCCATAGCAATTGATTGCCATATGTTCATTTTTGGTGGGCGATCCAGCGGTAAGAG GCTGGGAGACTTTTGGGTTCTTGATACTG ATATTTGGCAATGGTCAGAGCTTACTAGTTTTGGTGACTTGCCTTCTCCACGAGACTTTGCTGCCGCCTCAGCTATCGGAAACAGGAAAATTGTAAT GTATGGTGGATGGGATGGTAAGAAGTGGTTGTCAGATGTCTTCGTCTTGGACACAA TTTCACTTGAGTGGACGGAGTTGTCGGTTTCTGGAGCCCTTCCACCTCCAAGATGCGGCCATACAGCTACTATGGTTGAGAAACGTTTACTTGTCTTTGGTGGTAGAG GGGGTGGAGGGCCAATTATGGGCGATTTGTGGGCTTTGAAGGGGCTTATAGAAGAAG agaatgaaacTCCTGGATGGACACAACTAAAGCTTCCAGGTCAAGCTCCTTCACCCCGTTGTGGCCACACTGTTACATCTGGAGGGCACTAT CTTTTACTATTTGGAGGCCATGGAACTGGTGGTTGGTTAAGTCGTTATGATATTTACCACAATGACTGTGTTGTTCTAGATAGAG TGTCCGTGCAGTGGAAACGCCTCTCTACTAATAATGAACCTCCTGTTGCTCGAGCATACCATTCTTTGACTTGTATCGGTTCACGGTATCTTTTGTTTGGCGGCTTTGATGGAAAAGCAACATACGGGGATTTATGGTGGTTAGTTCCAGAAG AGGACCCTATTGCAAAGAGATTGTCTGCATCCCCTCGGAATATCAGTGAGAGGAAGGATGTACATATTGCATATGACCAACCTCCAGTTCAG GAAAGTCAGATAGATGCATCTAGAATTTCAGAACTTCAAAAAAGATTTCAGattgatgtttcattttctACTACTAAAATTTATGTCATCGAAGAATCAGAAGACACGGAGTTGCTCGAAGTAGCATCACAAGTAATTGGTAGTGCTTCAACTACAGAACAG GCCGCTCAGGCACTACGTGAACATTGGAGGAAGTCTACAGCAACGTCAATAACATTGAAGGAGATCAGTCCATTACTCCGTGACTACCAACGCCTTATAACTCGCCGTTATGT ACTGAAGGATGGATTCAACTTACAGTCGGGGAGTGAGACACATCGATTCTATCATATGAAAAATATCTCCCAG GAACCATTTTGTGGTCGTGACATAAAAACACTGAAATGTTTTTTGCAAGTGCCTTGA
- the LOC108199531 gene encoding protein GLUTELIN PRECURSOR ACCUMULATION 3 isoform X3: MFIFGGRSSGKRLGDFWVLDTDIWQWSELTSFGDLPSPRDFAAASAIGNRKIVMYGGWDGKKWLSDVFVLDTISLEWTELSVSGALPPPRCGHTATMVEKRLLVFGGRGGGGPIMGDLWALKGLIEEENETPGWTQLKLPGQAPSPRCGHTVTSGGHYLLLFGGHGTGGWLSRYDIYHNDCVVLDRVSVQWKRLSTNNEPPVARAYHSLTCIGSRYLLFGGFDGKATYGDLWWLVPEEDPIAKRLSASPRNISERKDVHIAYDQPPVQESQIDASRISELQKRFQIDVSFSTTKIYVIEESEDTELLEVASQVIGSASTTEQAAQALREHWRKSTATSITLKEISPLLRDYQRLITRRYVLKDGFNLQSGSETHRFYHMKNISQEPFCGRDIKTLKCFLQVP; the protein is encoded by the exons ATGTTCATTTTTGGTGGGCGATCCAGCGGTAAGAG GCTGGGAGACTTTTGGGTTCTTGATACTG ATATTTGGCAATGGTCAGAGCTTACTAGTTTTGGTGACTTGCCTTCTCCACGAGACTTTGCTGCCGCCTCAGCTATCGGAAACAGGAAAATTGTAAT GTATGGTGGATGGGATGGTAAGAAGTGGTTGTCAGATGTCTTCGTCTTGGACACAA TTTCACTTGAGTGGACGGAGTTGTCGGTTTCTGGAGCCCTTCCACCTCCAAGATGCGGCCATACAGCTACTATGGTTGAGAAACGTTTACTTGTCTTTGGTGGTAGAG GGGGTGGAGGGCCAATTATGGGCGATTTGTGGGCTTTGAAGGGGCTTATAGAAGAAG agaatgaaacTCCTGGATGGACACAACTAAAGCTTCCAGGTCAAGCTCCTTCACCCCGTTGTGGCCACACTGTTACATCTGGAGGGCACTAT CTTTTACTATTTGGAGGCCATGGAACTGGTGGTTGGTTAAGTCGTTATGATATTTACCACAATGACTGTGTTGTTCTAGATAGAG TGTCCGTGCAGTGGAAACGCCTCTCTACTAATAATGAACCTCCTGTTGCTCGAGCATACCATTCTTTGACTTGTATCGGTTCACGGTATCTTTTGTTTGGCGGCTTTGATGGAAAAGCAACATACGGGGATTTATGGTGGTTAGTTCCAGAAG AGGACCCTATTGCAAAGAGATTGTCTGCATCCCCTCGGAATATCAGTGAGAGGAAGGATGTACATATTGCATATGACCAACCTCCAGTTCAG GAAAGTCAGATAGATGCATCTAGAATTTCAGAACTTCAAAAAAGATTTCAGattgatgtttcattttctACTACTAAAATTTATGTCATCGAAGAATCAGAAGACACGGAGTTGCTCGAAGTAGCATCACAAGTAATTGGTAGTGCTTCAACTACAGAACAG GCCGCTCAGGCACTACGTGAACATTGGAGGAAGTCTACAGCAACGTCAATAACATTGAAGGAGATCAGTCCATTACTCCGTGACTACCAACGCCTTATAACTCGCCGTTATGT ACTGAAGGATGGATTCAACTTACAGTCGGGGAGTGAGACACATCGATTCTATCATATGAAAAATATCTCCCAG GAACCATTTTGTGGTCGTGACATAAAAACACTGAAATGTTTTTTGCAAGTGCCTTGA
- the LOC108199531 gene encoding protein GLUTELIN PRECURSOR ACCUMULATION 3 isoform X2 codes for MHHHWVQASPSDFGGTLPQARSGHTAVNVGKSKVVVFGGLVDKRFLSDTTVYDIENRLWYRPDCSGSGLDGQVGPSPRAFHISIAIDCHMFIFGGRSSGKRLGDFWVLDTDIWQWSELTSFGDLPSPRDFAAASAIGNRKIVMYGGWDGKKWLSDVFVLDTISLEWTELSVSGALPPPRCGHTATMVEKRLLVFGGRGGGGPIMGDLWALKGLIEEENETPGWTQLKLPGQAPSPRCGHTVTSGGHYLLLFGGHGTGGWLSRYDIYHNDCVVLDRVSVQWKRLSTNNEPPVARAYHSLTCIGSRYLLFGGFDGKATYGDLWWLVPEEDPIAKRLSASPRNISERKDVHIAYDQPPVQESQIDASRISELQKRFQIDVSFSTTKIYVIEESEDTELLEVASQVIGSASTTEQAAQALREHWRKSTATSITLKEISPLLRDYQRLITRRYVLKDGFNLQSGSETHRFYHMKNISQLRMDDIANLLAEYKQIG; via the exons ATGCATCATCACTGGGTTCAAGCTTCTCCTTCCGATTTCGGTGGCACCCTTCCGCAAGCTCGAAG TGGGCACACTGCTGTGAATGTCGGAAAATCCAAGGTCGTTGTGTTTGGGGGCCTCGTCGATAAGAGATTCCTCTCCGACACCACTGTTTATGATAttg AGAACAGATTATGGTATCGGCCTGACTGTAGTGGCAGTGGTTTAGATGGGCAAGTAGGGCCTAGTCCACGTGCTTTCCACATTTCCATAGCAATTGATTGCCATATGTTCATTTTTGGTGGGCGATCCAGCGGTAAGAG GCTGGGAGACTTTTGGGTTCTTGATACTG ATATTTGGCAATGGTCAGAGCTTACTAGTTTTGGTGACTTGCCTTCTCCACGAGACTTTGCTGCCGCCTCAGCTATCGGAAACAGGAAAATTGTAAT GTATGGTGGATGGGATGGTAAGAAGTGGTTGTCAGATGTCTTCGTCTTGGACACAA TTTCACTTGAGTGGACGGAGTTGTCGGTTTCTGGAGCCCTTCCACCTCCAAGATGCGGCCATACAGCTACTATGGTTGAGAAACGTTTACTTGTCTTTGGTGGTAGAG GGGGTGGAGGGCCAATTATGGGCGATTTGTGGGCTTTGAAGGGGCTTATAGAAGAAG agaatgaaacTCCTGGATGGACACAACTAAAGCTTCCAGGTCAAGCTCCTTCACCCCGTTGTGGCCACACTGTTACATCTGGAGGGCACTAT CTTTTACTATTTGGAGGCCATGGAACTGGTGGTTGGTTAAGTCGTTATGATATTTACCACAATGACTGTGTTGTTCTAGATAGAG TGTCCGTGCAGTGGAAACGCCTCTCTACTAATAATGAACCTCCTGTTGCTCGAGCATACCATTCTTTGACTTGTATCGGTTCACGGTATCTTTTGTTTGGCGGCTTTGATGGAAAAGCAACATACGGGGATTTATGGTGGTTAGTTCCAGAAG AGGACCCTATTGCAAAGAGATTGTCTGCATCCCCTCGGAATATCAGTGAGAGGAAGGATGTACATATTGCATATGACCAACCTCCAGTTCAG GAAAGTCAGATAGATGCATCTAGAATTTCAGAACTTCAAAAAAGATTTCAGattgatgtttcattttctACTACTAAAATTTATGTCATCGAAGAATCAGAAGACACGGAGTTGCTCGAAGTAGCATCACAAGTAATTGGTAGTGCTTCAACTACAGAACAG GCCGCTCAGGCACTACGTGAACATTGGAGGAAGTCTACAGCAACGTCAATAACATTGAAGGAGATCAGTCCATTACTCCGTGACTACCAACGCCTTATAACTCGCCGTTATGT ACTGAAGGATGGATTCAACTTACAGTCGGGGAGTGAGACACATCGATTCTATCATATGAAAAATATCTCCCAG CTCCGGATGGACGATATCGCCAATCTGCTTGCAGAGTATAAACAGATCGGATGA